A genomic window from Salvia hispanica cultivar TCC Black 2014 chromosome 5, UniMelb_Shisp_WGS_1.0, whole genome shotgun sequence includes:
- the LOC125188703 gene encoding probable serine/threonine-protein kinase SIS8 has protein sequence MSKVKHFFRKLHIGDHHNHVRPPALVPSSQTAPSQQLTSTSPSSEVPPTGSSSSGGNSSNSNISFFEEEFQMQLALAISVSDPGQDCVDPETAQINVAKQISLGYAPSQNLSESMSLRFWSCNVINYGEKVIDGFYDVCGINSSLVVPKKMPSLVELKAISPLEDVRCEVVLVNRADDVELRKLEERVFYMFVESQALDKTLSTSFLVQKIADLIVERMGGPVSDVEEMFRRWRARNHELRAYLNSVILPLGSLDVGHSRQRALLFKVLADKVNLPCKLVKGSYYTGTDEGAVNLIKLDDGSEYIIDLMGAPGTLIPTEVPSAHPQNFELDARGIGTSPGSLKTFCIDERPKPRSSSAPSAVSFHSNVRGSRSAGIILTDQLEHNVEDLYLPLKDNSRKDQVPSTWNSSREDQVVERNELPIWDRVDDQDHAVQCCENEHSLIPLTGQQLLNLSYDSSRNVEASGNNVQIEPVLNGVAEILWEDLQIGERIGIGSYGEVYRAEWNGTEVAVKRFMKQDISGDALAQFKCEIEIMLRLRHPNVVLFMGAVTRPPHMSILTEFLPRGSLYKLLHRPNIQIDEKRRLKMALDVAKGMNYLHTSHPIIVHRDLKTPNLLVDKNWAVKVCDFGMSRLQHHTFLSSKSAAGTAEWMAPEVLRNEPSNEKSDVYSFGVILWELATLRVPWTEMNSMQVVGAVGFQGRHLDIPPTVDPLVAEIISDCWNRNPQARPSFAQIITRLKCLQRLSVRKTESCKYQE, from the exons ATGTCCAAAGTGAAACACTTTTTCCGGAAGCTTCACATCGGCGATCACCACAACCACGTGCGGCCGCCTGCGCTGGTTCCCTCATCTCAAACGGCGCCGTCTCAGCAATTGACCTCCACATCTCCGTCGTCCGAGGTGCCTCCGACGGGGTCGTCGTCTTCGGGTGGCAATTCGAGCAATAGCAATATCAGTTTCTTCGAGGAGGAGTTTCAGATGCAATTGGCGCTGGCGATAAGCGTTTCCGATCCGGGTCAGGATTGCGTTGACCCGGAAACAGCTCAAATCAACGTCGCTAAGCAGATTAGCCTCGGTTATGCGCCTTCTCAGAACCTCTCGGAATCCATGTCGCTCCGATTTTGG AGTTGCAATGTTATAAATTATGGTGAAAAGGTTATAGATGGATTCTATGATGTTTGTGGAATCAATTCATCTCTGGTGGTCCCAAAGAAAATGCCATCACTGGTGGAACTTAAAGCAATTTCTCCTTTGGAAGATGTGAGGTGTGAGGTGGTTCTAGTCAACCGTGCAGATGATGTGGAACTCCGTAAACTTGAAGAAAGAGTGTTTTATATGTTTGTTGAATCCCAGGCTCTTGACAAGACCTTGAGTACAAGTTTTCTAGTTCAAAAAATTGCGGACCTTATTGTTGAAAGAATGGGAGGTCCTGTTAGTGATGTTGAAGAAATGTTCAGAAGGTGGAGGGCAAGGAACCATGAGTTACGGGCCTATTTGAATTCGGTCATCCTTCCCCTTGGCTCTCTTGATGTTGGCCATTCGCGCCAAAGGGCCTTACTCTTTAAG GTCCTTGCTGATAAGGTCAATCTTCCATGCAAGCTAGTCAAAGGCAGTTACTATACTGGTACTGACGAAGGAGCTGTGAACTTGATAAAATTAGACGATGGAAG CGAATATATCATTGATCTAATGGGTGCTCCAGGCACACTCATTCCTACTGAGGTACCTAGTGCCCATCCTCAAAATTTTGAGTTAGATGCAAGGGGTATTGGTACGTCTCCAGGGAGTCTGAAAACCTTTTGTATAGATGAAAGACCTAAACCTAGGAGTTCAAGTGCACCATCTGCGGTTTCCTTCCACTCAAATGTAAGAGGCAGCAGATCTGCCGGAATAATTTTGACAGATCAGTTGGAGCATAATGTTGAAGATCTATATCTTCCACTGAAGGACAATTCTAGAAAAGATCAGGTTCCTTCAACCTGGAATAGTTCTAGAGAAGATCAGGTAGTGGAACGCAATGAACTGCCAATATGGGATAGGGTGGATGACCAGGATCATGCTGTACAATGTTGTGAAAATGAACACTCACTTATACCCCTCACTGGACAACAGTTGTTGAACTTATCTTATGACAGCAGCAGAAATGTTGAAGCTTCTGGAAATAATGTGCAAATTGAACCTGTGCTGAATGGAGTTGCCGAGATTTTATGGGAGGATCTTCAGATTGGTGAACGTATTGGTATAG GTTCATATGGTGAGGTATATCGAGCAGAATGGAATGGCACG GAAGTTGCAGTGAAGAGGTTTATGAAACAAGACATCTCAGGAGATGCACTTGCACAATTCAAATGCGAG ATTGAGATCATGTTAAGGTTGAGACATCCAAATGTGGTCCTTTTCATGGGAGCTGTGACACGCCCCCCTCATATGTCCATATTGACTGAATTCCTTCCAag GGGTAGTTTATATAAGCTGCTGCACCGACCAAATATCCAAATAGACGAAAAAAGGAGATTAAAAATGGCCCTTGATGTG GCCAAGGGAATGAATTACTTGCATACTAGCCATCCCATAATTGTGCATCGAGATTTGAAGACCCCGAATCTCCTGGTTGATAAAAATTGGGCTGTCAAG GTGTGCGATTTTGGTATGTCTCGTCTGCAGCACCATACTTTCCTATCTTCAAAGTCTGCAGCTGGAACG GCAGAATGGATGGCCCCAGAGGTTCTGAGAAATGAACCATCCAATGAGAA ATCTGATGTATATAGTTTCGGAGTCATACTGTGGGAGCTGGCAACTCTGCGCGTGCCATGGACGGAGATGAACTCAATGCAGGTGGTTGGAGCTGTTGGATTCCAGGGTAGGCACCTCGATATCCCCCCCACAGTTGATCCCTTGGTGGCCGAGATAATAAGCGACTGTTGGAATAG AAACCCACAGGCACGTCCTTCTTTTGCACAGATTATCACCCGCCTCAAGTGTCTGCAGCGCCTCAGTGTGCGTAAAACCGAGAGCTGCAAGTATCAGGAATAA
- the LOC125187808 gene encoding glycine dehydrogenase (decarboxylating), mitochondrial, which produces MERARKLANRAILRRLVSESKQQPLHKSSRYISSLSPSVVPGGANASAVNHRFYSRNLAQFIGTRSISVEALKPSDTFPRRHNSATPDDQSKMAEFVGFETLDSLIDATVPKSIRADAMKFSIFDEGLTEAQMIEHMKDLASKNKIFKSFIGMGYYNTFVPPVILRNIMENPAWYTQYTPYQAEISQGRLESLLNYQTMITDLTALPMSNASLLDEGTAAAEAMAMCNNISKGKKKTFVIASNCHPQTIDICQTRADGFDLKVVVSDVKDIDYSSGDVCGVLVQYPGTEGEVLDYGEFIKNAHASGVKVVMASDLLALTMLKPPGELGADIVVGSAQRFGVPMGYGGPHAAFLATSQEYKRMMPGRIIGVSVDSSGKPALRMAMQTREQHIRRDKATSNICTAQALLANMAAMYAVYHGPEGLKNIAQRVHGLAGTFAAGLKKLGTVEVQSLPFFDTVKVKCGDAKAIADAAYKHEINLRVVDNNTITVAFDETTTLEDVDKLFAVFASGKPVPFTAASIASEVENLIPSGLVRQSPFLTNQIFNSYHTEHELLRYIYKLQSKDLSLCHSMIPLGSCTMKLNATTEMMPVTWPAFTDIHPFAPTEQAGGYQEMFKNLGDLLCTITGFDSFSLQPNAGAAGEYAGLMVIRAYHRSRGDHHRDVCIIPVSAHGTNPASAAMCGMKIVAVGTDAKGNINIEELKKAAEANKNNLAALMVTYPSTHGVYEEGIDEICKIIHDNGGQVYMDGANMNAQVGLTSPGFIGADVCHLNLHKTFCIPHGGGGPGMGPIGVKKHLAPFLPSHPVIATGGLPAPEQSQPLGTISAAPWGSALILPISYTYIAMMGSKGLTDASKIAILNANYMAKRLEKDFPVLFRGINGTCAHEFIIDLRGFKNTAGIEPEDVAKRLMDYGFHAPTMSWPVPGTLMIEPTESESKAELDRFCDALISIREEISLIEKGKADINNNVLKSAPHPPSLLMADAWTKPYSREYAAFPAPWLKNAKFWPTTGRVDNVYGDRNLICTLLPVSQMAEEAAAASA; this is translated from the exons atgGAGCGCGCGAGGAAGCTAGCCAACAGAGCCATCCTCCGCCGCCTCGTCTCCGAATCGAAGCAGCAGCCATTGCACAAATCCTCGCGCTACATCTCCTCCCTCTCCCCCAGCGTCGTCCCCGGCGGCGCCAATGCCTCCGCCGTCAACCACCGCTTCTATTCCCGGAACCTCGCCCAATTCATCGGCACCCGCTCCATCTCCGTCGAGGCTCTCAAGCCCAGCGACACCTTCCCCCGCCGCCACAACTCCGCCACGCCGGACGACCAGTCCAAAATGGCCGAATTCGTCGGATTCGAAACCCTAGACTCCCTGATCGACGCCACCGTCCCCAAATCCATCCGCGCCGACGCCATGAAGTTCTCGATCTTCGACGAGGGCCTGACGGAGGCGCAGATGATCGAGCACATGAAGGATTTAGCttccaaaaacaaaatcttcaaatcctTCATCGGAATGGGCTATTACAACACCTTCGTGCCTCCTGTGATTTTGAGGAACATCATGGAGAATCCAGCTTGGTACACTCAATACACCCCTTACCAAGCTGAGATCTCGCAGGGGAGGCTCGAGTCATTGCTGAATTACCAAACCATGATCACTGACCTCACCGCCTTGCCCATGTCCAACGCCTCCCTCCTCGATGAAGGGACCGCCGCTGCTGAGGCGATGGCCATGTGCAACAACATCTCcaaggggaagaagaagaccTTTGTCATCGCCAGCAACTGTCACCCTCAGACAATCGATATTTGCCAGACTAGGGCCGATGGATTCGATCTCAAGGTCGTTGTTTCCGATGTTAAGGACATTGATTACAGCTCCGGTGATGTCTGTGGCGTGCTGGTGCAGTATCCCGGGACGGAGGGGGAGGTTTTGGACTACGGGGAGTTCATCAAGAACGCTCACGCGAGTGGTGTGAAGGTTGTGATGGCTTCTGATTTGCTGGCCCTGACAATGCTGAAGCCGCCCGGTGAGTTGGGGGCCGATATTGTGGTGGGGTCGGCTCAGAGGTTTGGGGTTCCGATGGGGTATGGAGGGCCCCACGCTGCGTTCTTGGCTACCTCGCAGGAGTATAAGAGGATGATGCCTGGGAGGATTATTGGTGTCAGTGTTGATTCCTCGGGGAAGCCTGCTCTTCGGATGGCTATGCAGACGAGGGAGCAGCATATCCGCCGTGACAAGGCTACTAGCAACATCTGCACTGCTCAA GCTTTGCTGGCCAACATGGCTGCTATGTATGCTGTCTACCATGGACCGGAAGGCCTTAAAAATATTGCTCAACGGGTGCATGGTCTGGCTGGAACATTTGCTGCTGGGTTGAAAAAACTCGGGACAGTAGAAGTTCAGAGCCTTCCGTTCTTTGACACAGTGAAGGTCAAATGCGGAGATGCAAAGGCGATTGCTGATGCTGCTTACAAGcatgaaataaatttgagGGTTGTCGACAATAACACT ATAACTGTTGCTTTTGATGAAACAACTACACTGGAAGATGTGGACAAGTTGTTTGCTGTCTTTGCATCTGGCAAGCCT GTGCCATTCACTGCTGCATCTATTGCATCAGAGGTTGAGAACTTGATCCCTTCCGGACTTGTGAGGCAGAGCCCGTTTCTAACGAACCAAATATTCAACTC GTACCACACGGAGCATGAGCTTCTTAGATACATCTACAAACTTCAGTCGAAGGATCTCTCATTGTGCCACAGCATGATTCCATTGGGATCTTGCACGATGAAATTGAATGCAACGACAGAAATGATGCCGGTAACATGGCCTGCCTTCACGGACATTCACCCATTTGCCCCCACGGAGCAGGCTGGTGGTTACCAG GAAATGTTCAAGAATTTGGGTGACCTATTGTGTACGATCACTGGTTTTGATTCGTTCTCTCTACAACCCAATGCCGGTGCAGCTGGAGAATATGCTGGGCTGATGGTTATTCGAGCCTATCACAGG TCGAGAGGAGACCACCACCGTGATGTATGCATCATTCCAGTTTCCGCACATGGAACGAACCCTGCAAGTGCAGCTATGTGTGGGATGAAAATCGTGGCTGTTGGAACTGATGCCAAGGGAAACATCAACATTGAAGAGTTAAAGAAGGCTGCTGAGGCGAACAAGAACAACTTAGCTGCTCTTATG GTCACGTATCCTTCGACTCATGGAGTCTACGAGGAAGGCATTGACGAGATCTGCAAAATAATCCACGACAATGGTGGACAAGTTTACATGGATGGAGCCAACATGAACGCTcag GTTGGTTTGACTAGTCCGGGCTTCATTGGTGCCGATGTTTGCCATCTCAATCTCCACAAAACGTTCTGTATTCCCCACGGTGGAGGCGGACCTGGTATGGGGCCTATTGGGGTGAAGAAACACCTTGCACCGTTCCTACCTTCACATCCAGTG ATAGCCACCGGAGGCCTACCAGCACCTGAGCAATCTCAACCACTTGGGACTATCTCTGCTGCGCCATGGGGCTCGGCTCTCATTTTACCTATATCCTACACCTACATTGCCATGATGGGATCGAAGGGACTAACTGACGCATCAAAGATTGCTATCTTGAACGCAAACTATATGGCCAAGCGTTTGGAG AAGGATTTCCCCGTTCTCTTCCGTGGAATCAATGGAACGTGCGCCCACGAGTTCATCATCGATTTAAGAGGCTTTAAG AACACTGCTGGGATCGAGCCCGAGGATGTTGCCAAACGTCTGATGGACTACGGATTCCATGCTCCCACAATGTCTTGGCCTGTTCCTGGCACGCTCATGATTGAACCAACTGAGAGTGAGAGCAAG GCTGAGCTAGACAGGTTCTGCGACGCTCTCATCTCTATCAGGGAAGAGATCTCATTGATCGAAAAAGGAAAAGCCGACATCAACAACAATGTGCTCAAG AGCGCACCTCACCCGCCCTCGTTGCTCATGGCTGACGCCTGGACTAAGCCTTACTCACGAGAATACGCAGCCTTCCCCGCTCCATGGCTCAAGAATGCCAAGTTCTGGCCAACCACAG GGCGCGTCGACAACGTCTATGGGGACCGGAACCTCATCTGCACCCTCCTCCCAGTGTCACAGATGGCGGAGGAGGCGGCTGCCGCGTCTGCTTAA
- the LOC125187850 gene encoding beta-fructofuranosidase, insoluble isoenzyme CWINV1-like isoform X1: protein MKNPVIKMVFLQLILIGYGIGVRSVDQEYEKILDEQPYRSAFHFQPPKNWMNDPNGPMLYNGVYHLFYQYNPYAAIWGNISWGHSVSYNLVDWIHLEPALDPTEKYDINGCWSGSATLLAGESKPVILYTGSDFLGQQVQNLAMPKDLSDPLLREWLKSSHNPLMLPVEGIDPDFFRDPTTAWQGPDGSWRVLVGSQVGGHGCALLYRSRDFVKWERASGPLHESNKTAMWECPDFYPVGDDGRYVLKASFNDHDYYVLGSYDAETDEFGVVGVDFMDDVVQLRYDYGVFYASKTFYDDARKRRVLWGWVTEADSEADDVERGWSGLMSFPRSVLLDEDQKQLIQWPIEEVEELRGEKVALENKEIESGNVLEIGGITASQADVEVSFRVPNLEAVEVIDGGLLDPQMLCRQKNASVEGVFGPFGLLVLASDDLTEQTAVFFRVFRQNEKHVVLMCSDQSRSSLQTRVKEAIFGSFLDVDLDQEISLRTLVDHSIVESFGGKGKSCITSRVYPKLAIHNNSHVHAFNNGSKSVMISRLEAWSMSRARLVQVHTRRKPSFS, encoded by the exons atGAAGAACCCTGTGATAAAGATGGTGTTTTTACAGCTCATTTTGATTGGCTATGGAATTGGAGTTAGAAGCGTTGACCAAGAATATGAGAAGATTCTTGATGAACAGCCCTACAGATCAGCATTCCATTTCCAACCACCTAAAAATTGGATGAATg ATCCAAATG GACCTATGCTCTACAATGGAGTCTACCACTTGTTCTATCAATACAATCCATATGCAGCTATATGGGGAAACATTTCATGGGGGCATTCGGTTTCTTACAACCTCGTCGACTGGATCCATCTCGAGCCTGCCCTCGATCCGACAGAGAAGTATGACATCAATGGCTGCTGGTCCGGTTCAGCCACTCTTCTTGCAGGGGAAAGCAAGCCCGTGATTCTTTACACAGGCAGTGACTTTTTAGGGCAACAAGTTCAAAATCTTGCAATGCCGAAAGATTTGTCTGACCCCCTTTTGAGAGAATGGCTGAAGTCTTCACATAACCCTTTGATGCTTCCGGTTGAAGGCATCGATCCGGACTTTTTTAGGGATCCCACCACGGCATGGCAGGGTCCGGATGGCTCTTGGCGTGTGCTCGTGGGGAGCCAGGTTGGGGGCCATGGGTGCGCGCTTTTGTATAGAAGTCGTGATTTTGTGAAGTGGGAGAGGGCTAGTGGGCCTCTCCACGAGTCGAATAAAACAGCAATGTGGGAGTGTCCTGATTTCTATCCTGTTGGTGATGATGGTAGGTATGTGCTGAAGGCGAGCTTCAATGATCACGACTACTATGTGCTAGGGAGTTATGATGCTGAAACGGACGAGTTTGGCGTTGTTGGGGTTGATTTCATGGACGATGTGGTGCAGCTGAGGTACGATTATGGTGTGTTCTATGCTTCAAAGACGTTCTACGATGATGCCAGGAAACGAAGGGTGTTGTGGGGGTGGGTGACTGAGGCTGATAGTGAGGCTGATGATGTTGAGAGAGGGTGGTCTGGTTTAATG TCATTTCCAAGAAGTGTTTTGCTTGATGAAGATCAGAAACAGTTGATACAATGGCCTATAGAAGAAGTTGAAGAGCTTCGTGGCGAAAAAGTAGCATTAGAGAACAAGGAGATTGAGAGTGGGAATGTGTTGGAGATTGGAGGCATCACAGCTTCACAG GCTGATGTAGAAGTCTCGTTCCGTGTACCAAACCTGGAGGCCGTTGAGGTGATTGATGGAGGATTGCTCGATCCACAGATGCTCTGCAGACAAAAGAATGCATCAGTGGAGGGAGTGTTTGGGCCCTTTGGGTTGCTAGTCTTGGCCTCGGACGACTTGACTGAGCAAACTGCTGTGTTTTTTCGGGTTTTTAGGCAAAACGAGAAGCACGTTGTTCTCATGTGCAGTGATCAGAGCAG ATCTTCACTGCAGACTCGGGTGAAAGAGGCGATTTTCGGGTCGTTTCTTGATGTAGATCTTGATCAAGAAATCTCCCTAAGGACTCTG GTAGACCATTCCATAGTGGAGAGTTTCGGCGGGAAAGGGAAGAGCTGCATCACTTCAAGAGTTTATCCAAAACTGGCAATTCACAACAACTCCCACGTCCACGCATTTAACAACGGTTCGAAGAGTGTCATGATTTCGAGGCTCGAGGCTTGGAGCATGTCGAGAGCTCGACTCGTGCAAGTTCACACGCGGAGAAAGCCCTCGTTTAGCTGA
- the LOC125187954 gene encoding uncharacterized protein ycf36 encodes MAITSFLSLKPLPPPPLSFPSTHHRRRRHTSFPKIPSSSSSSKYDNNTDCPVPPEQQPINEFHSLSTSFPFSWASSDVVEYSSRLFAVGACFAIFVGLPVSWFGSIGPKSEPIKLVMGCVGSGLFIVILAVVRMYLGWAYVGNRLLSATVEYEETGWYDGQIWVKTAEVLARDRLLGSFSVKPVLGRLKNTLVFLGISLLMCIVPLINSDGQKRGFIPPAEPGGRAVPGVYNDESARNFEPEAFCGGESTVPDL; translated from the exons ATGGCCATCAcctcctttctctctctaaaaccACTTCCACCGCCACCTCTCTCCTTCCCCTCCacccaccaccgccgccgccgccacacTTCCTTCCCCAAAAtaccctcctcctcctcatcatccAAATATGACAACAACACGGACTGCCCGGTCCCACCAGAGCAGCAGCCAATCAACGAGTtccactctctctctaccTCCTTCCCCTTCTCATGGGCCTCAAGCGACGTCGTCGAGTACTCCTCCCGGCTGTTCGCTGTCGGCGCCTGCTTCGCCATCTTTGTGGGCCTGCCCGTTTCCTGGTTCGGGTCGATCGGGCCCAAATCCGAGCCCATTAAACTCGTTATGGGCTGCGTTGGAAGTGGGCTTTTTATTGTCATTCTTGCAGTTGTGAGAATGTATTTGGGCTGGGCCTATGTGGGAAACAGGCTTCTCAGTGCTACTGTTGAAT ATGAGGAGACAGGATGGTATGATGGCCAG ATTTGGGTGAAAACCGCTGAAGTTTTGGCTCGTGATCGCCTCCTTGGCTCATTTTCT GTGAAACCTGTACTTGGTAGATTGAAAAACACACTTGTTTTTCTTGGAATATCATTGCTAATGTGTATAGTTCCCCTTATTAACTCTGACGGCCAAAAGCGCGGTTTCATTCCTCCGGCGGAGCCGGGTGGGCGAGCCGTTCCTGGGGTCTACAACGACGAGTCCGCCAGGAATTTCGAGCCCGAGGCCTTTTGTGGCGGTGAATCCACGGTCCCTGATTTGTAG
- the LOC125187850 gene encoding fructan 6-exohydrolase-like isoform X2 yields the protein MKNPVIKMVFLQLILIGYGIGVRSVDQEYEKILDEQPYRSAFHFQPPKNWMNDPNGPMLYNGVYHLFYQYNPYAAIWGNISWGHSVSYNLVDWIHLEPALDPTEKYDINGCWSGSATLLAGESKPVILYTGSDFLGQQVQNLAMPKDLSDPLLREWLKSSHNPLMLPVEGIDPDFFRDPTTAWQGPDGSWRVLVGSQVGGHGYVLKASFNDHDYYVLGSYDAETDEFGVVGVDFMDDVVQLRYDYGVFYASKTFYDDARKRRVLWGWVTEADSEADDVERGWSGLMSFPRSVLLDEDQKQLIQWPIEEVEELRGEKVALENKEIESGNVLEIGGITASQADVEVSFRVPNLEAVEVIDGGLLDPQMLCRQKNASVEGVFGPFGLLVLASDDLTEQTAVFFRVFRQNEKHVVLMCSDQSRSSLQTRVKEAIFGSFLDVDLDQEISLRTLVDHSIVESFGGKGKSCITSRVYPKLAIHNNSHVHAFNNGSKSVMISRLEAWSMSRARLVQVHTRRKPSFS from the exons atGAAGAACCCTGTGATAAAGATGGTGTTTTTACAGCTCATTTTGATTGGCTATGGAATTGGAGTTAGAAGCGTTGACCAAGAATATGAGAAGATTCTTGATGAACAGCCCTACAGATCAGCATTCCATTTCCAACCACCTAAAAATTGGATGAATg ATCCAAATG GACCTATGCTCTACAATGGAGTCTACCACTTGTTCTATCAATACAATCCATATGCAGCTATATGGGGAAACATTTCATGGGGGCATTCGGTTTCTTACAACCTCGTCGACTGGATCCATCTCGAGCCTGCCCTCGATCCGACAGAGAAGTATGACATCAATGGCTGCTGGTCCGGTTCAGCCACTCTTCTTGCAGGGGAAAGCAAGCCCGTGATTCTTTACACAGGCAGTGACTTTTTAGGGCAACAAGTTCAAAATCTTGCAATGCCGAAAGATTTGTCTGACCCCCTTTTGAGAGAATGGCTGAAGTCTTCACATAACCCTTTGATGCTTCCGGTTGAAGGCATCGATCCGGACTTTTTTAGGGATCCCACCACGGCATGGCAGGGTCCGGATGGCTCTTGGCGTGTGCTCGTGGGGAGCCAGGTTGGGGGCCATGG GTATGTGCTGAAGGCGAGCTTCAATGATCACGACTACTATGTGCTAGGGAGTTATGATGCTGAAACGGACGAGTTTGGCGTTGTTGGGGTTGATTTCATGGACGATGTGGTGCAGCTGAGGTACGATTATGGTGTGTTCTATGCTTCAAAGACGTTCTACGATGATGCCAGGAAACGAAGGGTGTTGTGGGGGTGGGTGACTGAGGCTGATAGTGAGGCTGATGATGTTGAGAGAGGGTGGTCTGGTTTAATG TCATTTCCAAGAAGTGTTTTGCTTGATGAAGATCAGAAACAGTTGATACAATGGCCTATAGAAGAAGTTGAAGAGCTTCGTGGCGAAAAAGTAGCATTAGAGAACAAGGAGATTGAGAGTGGGAATGTGTTGGAGATTGGAGGCATCACAGCTTCACAG GCTGATGTAGAAGTCTCGTTCCGTGTACCAAACCTGGAGGCCGTTGAGGTGATTGATGGAGGATTGCTCGATCCACAGATGCTCTGCAGACAAAAGAATGCATCAGTGGAGGGAGTGTTTGGGCCCTTTGGGTTGCTAGTCTTGGCCTCGGACGACTTGACTGAGCAAACTGCTGTGTTTTTTCGGGTTTTTAGGCAAAACGAGAAGCACGTTGTTCTCATGTGCAGTGATCAGAGCAG ATCTTCACTGCAGACTCGGGTGAAAGAGGCGATTTTCGGGTCGTTTCTTGATGTAGATCTTGATCAAGAAATCTCCCTAAGGACTCTG GTAGACCATTCCATAGTGGAGAGTTTCGGCGGGAAAGGGAAGAGCTGCATCACTTCAAGAGTTTATCCAAAACTGGCAATTCACAACAACTCCCACGTCCACGCATTTAACAACGGTTCGAAGAGTGTCATGATTTCGAGGCTCGAGGCTTGGAGCATGTCGAGAGCTCGACTCGTGCAAGTTCACACGCGGAGAAAGCCCTCGTTTAGCTGA
- the LOC125187953 gene encoding protein REVERSION-TO-ETHYLENE SENSITIVITY1 — MLSDVELTGTAVSSARELLPMEINLAKDIESRVISRPRTIEHEFWPLEEVDPKKAIFPCCVVWTPLPIVSWLAPFIGHVGICKEDGTIIDFSGSNLINVNNFAFGPVARYLQLDREKCCFPPNLAEHRCKHRYVHAEFGTAMTWDDAIQTSGRHIENRSYNIFTCNCHSFVADFLNRVSYEGSMSWNMVNVAALVLAKGRWVNGLSVLRSFMPFLAVLSMGLYAVGWQFVIALLSFSFLLLVWFLLSNYVFKNMSDC, encoded by the exons ATGCTATCTGACGTGGAACTAACTGGGACCGCAGTATCGTCTGCCAGAGAACTTCTTCCGATGGAAATTAATCTTGCGAAAGACATTGAAAGCAGGGTGATTAGTCGTCCCAGGACTATTGAGCACGAGTTTTGGCCACTGGAGGAAGTAGATCCTAAGAAGGCAATATTTCCATGTTGTGTCGTCTGGACACCTCTGCCCATCGTCTCATGGTTAGCGCCTTTTATAGGACATGTTGGGATCTGCAAGGAGGATGGCACCATCATAGATTTCTCCGGCTCCAACCTCatcaatgtcaacaactttgcATTTGGTCCTGTTGCCAGATACCTTCAACTGGATCGAGAGAAG TGCTGCTTCCCTCCCAACCTCGCGGAACACAGATGCAAGCACCGGTACGTGCACGCGGAATTTGGGACGGCAATGACATGGGACGATGCTATCCAGACCAGCGGACGCCACATTGAGAACAGGTCCTATAACATCTTCACCTGCAACTGCCACTCGTTTGTCGCAGACTTCCTGAATCGGGTCAGCTACGAGGGCTCAATGAGCTGGAACATGGTCAATGTGGCGGCTCTCGTTCTGGCCAAGGGGAGGTGGGTCAACGGCCTCTCGGTGCTGAGATCTTTCATGCCGTTTCTGGCGGTGCTCAGCATGGGTCTATATGCGGTTGGATGGCAATTTGTAATAGCTCTCCTTTCCTTCTCTTTCCTACTTCTGGTATGGTTTTTGTTGAgtaattatgtttttaagaACATGTCAGATTGTTAG